In Bradyrhizobium lablabi, one DNA window encodes the following:
- a CDS encoding acyl carrier protein, producing the protein MSEIGERVKKIVVEHLGVEPEKVVDNASFIDDLGADSLDTVELVMAFEEEFGCEIPDDAAETILTVGDATKFLEKNAKS; encoded by the coding sequence ATGAGTGAGATTGGCGAGCGGGTTAAGAAGATCGTGGTCGAACACCTTGGTGTTGAACCCGAAAAAGTGGTCGACAATGCGAGCTTCATTGATGACCTCGGCGCCGACAGTCTTGATACGGTCGAGCTCGTGATGGCGTTTGAAGAAGAATTCGGTTGTGAAATTCCGGACGACGCGGCGGAGACGATTTTGACCGTCGGCGACGCCACAAAATTTCTCGAAAAGAACGCTAAAAGCTGA